In Leptospira limi, a single genomic region encodes these proteins:
- a CDS encoding ATP-binding protein, protein MKKLRYLHPYLEDVLNRKMLFIGGPRQVGKTTLALQYLKPPSVKNPGYLNWDRNSDKALILKDQLPLSQSKTIVLDEIHKYSKWRNLIKGLYDKHFEDNRFIVTGSARLDTFRKGGDSLLGRYRYFRLHPFSVSEMSKNPNQSDLELLLKFGGFPEPLFAQNENEHRIWQNDRMVKVASEDIRDLETIKDISSLLLLAEILPARVGSPLSLKSVGEDLSVSQPTVERWVEALNSLYYCFTILPYGTPKIRAVKKLKKLYMWDWSQVEERGFRFENLVASHLLKYCHFITDTQGYPMEVRYLRDTDGREIDFVVLKNKAPILAVECKTGDKALSRHIEYFKARTKIPEFYQVHLGKNDFGSNANGRVIPFTKFCKELGLV, encoded by the coding sequence ATGAAAAAACTCAGGTATCTGCACCCGTATTTAGAAGACGTTTTAAACCGAAAAATGTTGTTTATTGGCGGTCCCAGGCAAGTTGGTAAAACAACTCTTGCCTTGCAATACCTGAAACCACCATCCGTTAAAAATCCAGGTTATTTGAATTGGGACAGAAACAGTGACAAAGCTCTGATTTTAAAAGATCAACTTCCGCTAAGTCAAAGCAAAACGATCGTTTTGGATGAGATCCACAAATATAGTAAATGGCGAAATCTCATCAAAGGTTTATATGATAAACACTTTGAGGACAATCGGTTTATTGTTACAGGTTCGGCACGACTGGATACATTTCGAAAAGGTGGAGATTCTCTTCTTGGAAGGTATCGCTATTTTCGATTGCATCCTTTTTCCGTTTCGGAGATGAGTAAAAATCCAAATCAATCTGACTTGGAGCTTCTTTTAAAGTTTGGCGGATTTCCTGAGCCATTATTTGCGCAGAATGAAAACGAACATCGGATCTGGCAGAATGACCGGATGGTGAAAGTTGCCTCTGAGGACATTCGCGATTTAGAAACTATAAAGGATATCTCTTCCCTTTTGTTACTTGCGGAAATTTTGCCAGCGAGAGTTGGATCGCCACTTTCCTTGAAAAGTGTGGGAGAAGATTTGTCTGTTTCTCAACCTACAGTAGAAAGATGGGTGGAAGCTCTCAATTCATTATACTATTGTTTCACGATCCTTCCCTATGGAACTCCTAAGATCAGGGCCGTCAAAAAACTAAAAAAATTATATATGTGGGATTGGTCGCAAGTAGAAGAAAGAGGATTTCGATTTGAGAATCTTGTCGCAAGTCATTTGCTAAAGTATTGTCATTTCATTACAGACACGCAAGGCTATCCAATGGAAGTGAGATACCTACGTGATACTGATGGAAGAGAAATTGATTTTGTCGTTCTTAAAAATAAAGCTCCCATCTTGGCAGTTGAATGCAAAACAGGTGACAAGGCTTTGAGTCGCCACATTGAGTATTTTAAAGCTAGAACAAAGATTCCTGAGTTTTACCAAGTCCACTTAGGAAAGAACGATTTTGGTTCTAATGCAAACGGAAGAGTTATCCCTTTTACAAAATTCTGTAAAGAACTGGGTTTGGTATGA
- a CDS encoding methyltransferase domain-containing protein — translation MDKQTIDAYDRLTDTYFERQERFHHSYISEIEYYVKESGITQASVLDIGTGSGKFVDQLNSKGWNAIGIEPSSQILDRISASHPHRSPKIQKGSLPHLPNFSESFHLISAFAVLQHIPKSELFLSLLNIKQNLKLGGYFVFSLPENRTDLDNDSRDKEGRLHCLYHLKEITLILEQLGFQVIKESHFPDSEGRGWSWSFCIVKLEHKQSLPLDTIDSILNRERKTATYKPALLRALCDIALENHNVVEYESDHVFIPIRLVAEKWVVYFWNLFSAPIYLPQVSSDKLEKPSSLRKTFASLQTKLNTLDDFLEKQALFHSGKLIDLDLQKDLNLFLGQWEQTIIKGPIQYSSNGDIFRYDPKRQMISMPIAIWREFVLLESWIRDAVILRWAEEIERLSRKSVRTGQAIDYLLMGQNWERKQNQVRSLFLEKTDLACIWTGKPLNTSNLDIDHGIPYAYWKNNFLWNLFPADAKSNRRKIDKIPSAELILKRELSIRDHWKYVFQLRPNQFTFELKNFLGKYYEVNNWDKTLFAMFRESAETIASRRGALRWEGE, via the coding sequence ATGGACAAACAAACGATAGATGCATATGATCGTCTGACCGATACTTATTTCGAGAGACAAGAACGGTTCCATCATAGTTATATTTCGGAAATTGAATATTACGTAAAAGAGAGTGGTATCACTCAAGCAAGTGTTCTGGATATTGGAACTGGTTCTGGCAAATTTGTAGACCAGTTAAACTCAAAAGGGTGGAATGCAATTGGAATCGAACCCAGTAGTCAGATTTTAGATCGCATCAGCGCAAGCCATCCGCATCGCTCGCCAAAAATTCAAAAAGGTAGCTTACCTCATTTACCCAATTTTTCTGAATCATTTCATTTGATATCAGCCTTCGCAGTTCTACAACACATTCCAAAGTCGGAATTATTTTTATCCTTACTCAACATCAAACAAAACTTAAAACTAGGTGGGTATTTTGTATTTAGTTTACCTGAAAATCGAACGGATCTAGATAATGATTCACGAGATAAAGAGGGAAGACTCCATTGTCTTTATCACTTAAAAGAGATCACTCTGATTTTAGAACAACTTGGTTTCCAAGTCATTAAGGAATCACACTTCCCAGACAGTGAAGGTCGTGGTTGGTCATGGTCTTTCTGTATTGTCAAGTTAGAACACAAACAATCACTTCCTTTGGATACCATTGACTCGATTCTCAATCGGGAAAGAAAAACTGCTACTTACAAACCTGCTTTACTCAGAGCACTCTGCGATATTGCTTTGGAAAATCATAATGTAGTCGAATATGAATCAGATCATGTATTCATTCCCATCCGATTGGTTGCAGAAAAGTGGGTAGTATACTTTTGGAATCTATTCTCTGCACCTATCTATTTACCACAGGTATCGTCTGACAAACTGGAGAAACCATCCAGTTTACGAAAAACGTTTGCTTCCTTACAAACAAAGCTCAATACCTTAGATGATTTTTTAGAGAAACAAGCTTTATTCCATTCAGGCAAACTCATCGATTTGGATTTGCAAAAAGATTTGAATTTGTTTCTAGGACAGTGGGAACAAACGATCATTAAAGGGCCAATCCAATACTCATCCAATGGTGATATCTTTCGATATGATCCGAAACGACAAATGATATCGATGCCGATTGCAATATGGCGAGAGTTTGTTCTACTTGAGTCTTGGATCCGTGATGCGGTGATCTTACGATGGGCCGAAGAAATCGAAAGGCTTTCTCGCAAGTCCGTTCGAACAGGACAAGCTATTGATTATTTATTGATGGGTCAAAATTGGGAACGGAAACAAAACCAAGTCCGCAGTTTGTTCTTAGAAAAAACTGACTTAGCCTGTATATGGACAGGTAAACCATTAAACACATCGAACCTAGACATTGATCATGGCATCCCGTATGCGTATTGGAAAAATAACTTTCTATGGAACTTATTCCCTGCTGATGCTAAATCCAATCGAAGGAAAATTGATAAGATACCAAGTGCTGAATTGATTCTGAAACGAGAACTTTCCATTCGGGATCATTGGAAATATGTTTTCCAATTACGACCAAATCAATTCACCTTTGAGCTCAAAAACTTTTTAGGGAAGTATTATGAAGTAAACAACTGGGATAAAACTTTGTTTGCTATGTTTCGAGAATCAGCGGAGACAATCGCGAGTCGTAGAGGGGCTTTAAGGTGGGAAGGGGAGTGA
- a CDS encoding DNA cytosine methyltransferase: MESKSNTYSVDEFAEFLSVSPQYVRSLIRQKKLPAEMVGSIWLISKDITSDPNVMMNIKVDVSDQIRKEKKSDSPIALSFFSGAMGLDIGLRKAGINVLLASEIDPDTRKTIILNHPNIGLIGDINKYSISDILQYANIDDKNDIDLIIGGPPCQAFSTAGKRKGFEDKRGNVFLEFIEKAIKLKPKFIVIENVRGLLSAPLNHRPHEYRGKNFPPLSQNELSGGALNFIIFLLEKANYKVSFNLYNSANFGSPQKRERVVIICSREDIEIPYLIPSHSESGEFNLPKWKTFRDATNDLVEDDQVYIQFPEKRLKYYKILKEDQYWKDLPIELQKEALGKSYYSSGGRTGFLRRIAWDKPAPTLVTNPAMPATDLAHPEKDRPLSIQEYKRIQEFPDNYEFFGTITSQYRQIGNAVPISLGYSIGKHILALIQKKKIKNSFKDFKYSRYLNTDNVSFRKEFAKRNESKIREEELLPF, encoded by the coding sequence ATGGAAAGCAAATCTAATACCTATTCGGTCGATGAATTTGCAGAATTTCTATCGGTTTCCCCTCAGTATGTTAGATCTCTAATTAGGCAAAAGAAGTTACCAGCTGAAATGGTGGGTTCTATATGGCTAATCTCAAAGGATATTACATCTGACCCAAACGTTATGATGAATATTAAAGTAGATGTAAGCGATCAGATACGAAAGGAAAAAAAATCTGATTCTCCAATCGCTTTAAGTTTTTTTTCCGGAGCTATGGGTTTAGATATTGGTTTAAGAAAAGCAGGAATTAATGTACTGTTAGCAAGTGAAATAGACCCAGATACACGAAAAACAATAATACTTAATCATCCGAATATTGGCTTAATTGGGGATATTAATAAATATTCGATTAGTGATATTCTTCAGTATGCTAACATCGATGATAAAAATGATATTGATTTAATTATAGGTGGTCCGCCTTGTCAGGCTTTCAGTACGGCTGGAAAAAGAAAAGGATTTGAAGATAAACGAGGGAATGTATTTCTCGAATTTATTGAAAAAGCAATAAAATTAAAACCGAAATTCATTGTGATTGAGAACGTTCGAGGTTTATTGTCTGCACCGTTAAACCATAGACCTCATGAATATAGAGGAAAGAACTTTCCTCCTTTATCTCAAAATGAACTTTCAGGTGGAGCCTTAAATTTTATTATATTTCTATTAGAGAAAGCAAATTACAAAGTCTCATTTAATCTATACAATTCAGCTAATTTTGGCTCCCCACAGAAAAGAGAGAGAGTAGTGATTATTTGTTCTAGAGAAGATATTGAAATTCCTTATTTAATCCCATCTCACTCAGAATCGGGTGAATTCAATTTACCTAAGTGGAAAACCTTTAGAGATGCAACAAATGATTTAGTTGAAGATGATCAAGTGTATATTCAGTTTCCAGAAAAAAGACTGAAATATTATAAAATATTAAAAGAAGATCAGTATTGGAAAGATTTACCAATAGAATTACAAAAGGAAGCACTGGGAAAAAGTTATTATTCAAGTGGTGGCCGCACTGGTTTTCTAAGAAGAATAGCTTGGGATAAGCCCGCACCTACTTTGGTTACGAATCCAGCTATGCCAGCAACTGATCTTGCTCATCCAGAGAAGGATCGACCACTAAGTATTCAAGAATATAAACGAATTCAAGAATTTCCTGATAATTATGAATTCTTCGGTACTATTACAAGTCAATATCGACAGATTGGAAACGCTGTACCAATTAGCTTAGGCTATAGCATCGGAAAACATATTTTGGCACTTATACAAAAGAAAAAAATTAAAAATTCTTTTAAGGATTTTAAGTATTCAAGATATTTAAATACGGATAATGTTTCATTCAGAAAAGAATTTGCTAAGAGAAATGAATCAAAAATAAGAGAGGAGGAACTACTACCGTTTTAA